A region from the Dinoroseobacter shibae DFL 12 = DSM 16493 genome encodes:
- a CDS encoding DUF6525 family protein, whose product MTRNLGQTHLRCRRRRGDPMGDYDRLPAHLRAWLAGAALPWRPRSVRRAYAKALARTGDPDTALAELDRLQAVRLAQASTAPASSVQKYSGGVGHATGAAPPIPARNSAPHH is encoded by the coding sequence ATGACCCGCAATCTCGGCCAGACCCACCTGCGCTGCCGCCGGCGGCGCGGGGATCCCATGGGCGACTATGACCGCCTGCCTGCGCATCTGCGCGCCTGGCTGGCGGGGGCCGCCCTGCCCTGGCGGCCCCGCTCGGTCCGCCGTGCCTATGCCAAGGCGCTGGCCCGCACCGGCGATCCGGACACGGCCTTGGCCGAACTGGACCGCCTGCAAGCCGTCCGCCTGGCCCAGGCCTCAACCGCCCCGGCTTCATCTGTGCAAAAATACTCCGGGGGAGTCGGGCATGCGACGGGGGCAGCGCCCCCTATTCCGGCTCGAAATTCAGCGCCACACCATTGA